AATAGCAGGGAAATTGTCAGTAATGTAGTAACTATGCTTAAAAGTAAAAGATAGGGAAAATTAATGTTAATAGTTGTTACAAGCAAACCTGGCAAAGAAACACGAGCATTCAATGAAATAATGGATTTATTTTTATCATACGAAATTACGGCATCAAGGTCATCGATATTCAGTTCAAGCGGTGTTTTTGTAATAGACGCAGATTGTGACATATATACGCTAGCTAAACATCTTAAAGGATATAAGAGGATTTATTCGCTGAAAGTAATGCCCCTTCAGCTTATAGTTAATAATACGTTAGAGGATCTAGCTAATGGAGTGCGTAATTTAATGAAAGATTATAAAGGTACATTTGCTGTTCGTGCAGTAAAAAGAGGTAAAATCAGTGCAAAAACTATAGAAGATTATTTAGGAACAATAATTGTTAAGGAACTAGGTCTGAGTGTGAATTTGCGTAATCCTAATCATATAGTAATCGTTGAAGGATTGGGTTCTAAGGCCGGTCTTAGCATTTTTAACCCTGAGTTATATCTGTTGTTTGCTAGAAAAAAAGGACTTAGTTTATGAGTTCTTTTTGCTCAAAGAATTTTCTAATAGAACGTAATGTTTCTGGACCTATGCCTGGTATTTTTAAGATCTCAGAATCTTTTGCGCTTGCTAATTTTTCTAATGACGTGAAACCATAATTATAGAGGAGTCTAGCCTTTACTCTGCCGATTCCAGGCATTCTGACTAGCTCTAATAATTCCTCTTTTACGCCATCCGCTAAACGTTTATAGAGTTTGTTTAACATTTTAGCGTGGTCCATTTTATCAAGAAGTTTCATAAGTTCATAGGCTGCATAACCTATCCAGTGTGCTGTTTGAGTATAACTGTATATATCACCTGAACCTACATTATACATATCTATTATATCCTCCTCTCTAACCTCATTTATCCAGTCGTTTAGCATTAAAGCTGTTTTCAGTTCATAAGCTATTAATTTAGCATCATCCTCATCATATATATCGTAACTGAGTCTTACTGGTAATTCATCAATA
This region of Thermoprotei archaeon genomic DNA includes:
- a CDS encoding THUMP domain-containing protein, with the protein product MLIVVTSKPGKETRAFNEIMDLFLSYEITASRSSIFSSSGVFVIDADCDIYTLAKHLKGYKRIYSLKVMPLQLIVNNTLEDLANGVRNLMKDYKGTFAVRAVKRGKISAKTIEDYLGTIIVKELGLSVNLRNPNHIVIVEGLGSKAGLSIFNPELYLLFARKKGLSL